The proteins below are encoded in one region of Shewanella putrefaciens:
- the lptF gene encoding LPS export ABC transporter permease LptF, protein MIVFRYLIREVLKAQIAVLFVLLTIFISQHFVRILADASDGEFPASLIATLIGLNLPYLVVLVLPLSLFLGILMAHGRMYAENEMVILHGVGVSEWYVTRVTLILAVINMLFTGYLSLYVAPWAEEQQNQVLEKAQSEAGLAALVQGRFQASPNGRAVLFVERIGKDNELDKVFVAQLPDPSDETGLTNVVVAKGGRVLEDNSGAQQLQLNEGVRYQGSPQLKNYQMIEFGDYKMQIKEQQVDERRRKLSALPLKDLLKVEGSEAVAEFQWRLAIPLAIPIMTLIAVPLARVNVRQGKFAKMLPAVLLYLGYFGLMVAGRKALQDGVIPQYLGMWWIHLSALIMGLLLLGKDRPLFARLSTAMARRKVAA, encoded by the coding sequence GTGATTGTATTTAGATACCTTATTCGAGAAGTTTTAAAAGCGCAAATTGCAGTACTTTTTGTACTGTTAACTATTTTTATTAGCCAGCATTTCGTGCGTATACTGGCCGATGCCTCCGATGGTGAATTTCCTGCCTCCCTCATTGCGACATTAATAGGCTTAAACCTCCCCTATTTAGTGGTACTCGTTTTACCCTTGAGTTTGTTTCTTGGGATCTTGATGGCCCATGGCCGCATGTATGCCGAGAACGAAATGGTGATCCTCCATGGGGTCGGCGTGAGCGAGTGGTATGTGACCCGCGTGACCTTAATCCTTGCCGTCATCAATATGTTGTTTACGGGATATTTGTCCCTCTATGTCGCGCCTTGGGCGGAGGAACAGCAAAATCAAGTGCTGGAGAAAGCCCAATCAGAGGCTGGACTCGCGGCATTGGTGCAGGGGCGTTTCCAGGCGAGTCCTAACGGCCGCGCCGTGTTATTCGTAGAGCGCATTGGCAAAGATAACGAACTAGATAAAGTGTTTGTGGCCCAGTTACCCGATCCCAGTGATGAAACTGGCTTAACCAATGTGGTGGTGGCGAAAGGTGGCCGGGTATTGGAAGACAATTCCGGCGCCCAGCAGTTGCAGCTAAATGAAGGGGTTCGTTACCAGGGGAGCCCGCAGCTGAAAAACTACCAAATGATTGAGTTTGGTGACTACAAAATGCAGATTAAAGAGCAACAAGTCGATGAACGTCGTCGCAAATTATCGGCTCTCCCGCTGAAGGATTTACTTAAAGTCGAAGGCTCAGAAGCCGTGGCCGAGTTCCAGTGGCGCCTCGCTATTCCATTGGCTATTCCGATTATGACGCTTATCGCCGTGCCATTAGCAAGGGTTAACGTGCGCCAAGGTAAATTTGCCAAGATGCTGCCCGCGGTCCTCTTGTATTTAGGTTATTTTGGTCTGATGGTGGCTGGGCGTAAAGCGCTCCAAGATGGCGTGATCCCACAATATTTAGGCATGTGGTGGATACACTTATCTGCCTTGATCATGGGACTCCTACTGCTCGGTAAAGACAGACCTCTGTTCGCGCGTTTATCCACTGCGATGGCCCGTAGAAAGGTGGCCGCATGA
- a CDS encoding DsrE family protein encodes MQPKSHHTKTIKGMTMALLVGLSSAAHAGAESFTPGSAIPEFGQIAKVDSTLPIPKGMKFKIAFDMSKAAEVGKLNRQLESLARFINMHVAAGVKESDIELAMVVHGSAISDLADDTFYAKLHQGAPNANKALVKALVEHGVKFYICGQSAAYFDLNNGSLLPGVDMALSAMTAHGILAQQGFSQNPF; translated from the coding sequence ATGCAGCCAAAATCACATCACACTAAAACCATTAAAGGCATGACCATGGCGCTGTTGGTCGGCTTATCCAGTGCTGCCCATGCGGGAGCAGAGAGCTTTACACCGGGCAGCGCCATCCCCGAATTTGGGCAGATAGCAAAAGTAGATAGTACGCTCCCCATCCCCAAGGGAATGAAGTTTAAAATCGCCTTTGATATGAGCAAGGCGGCCGAAGTGGGCAAGCTAAATCGTCAACTCGAAAGCTTAGCGCGTTTTATCAATATGCATGTAGCGGCCGGGGTGAAGGAAAGCGATATTGAACTGGCTATGGTGGTGCATGGCAGTGCCATTAGTGACTTAGCCGACGATACCTTTTACGCTAAGTTGCATCAGGGGGCTCCAAATGCGAATAAGGCTTTGGTTAAAGCGTTAGTCGAGCACGGGGTGAAGTTTTATATCTGTGGACAAAGTGCGGCTTATTTTGACTTAAACAACGGCTCACTACTGCCGGGGGTGGATATGGCATTGTCAGCGATGACTGCCCATGGCATTTTGGCGCAGCAAGGATTTAGCCAAAATCCATTTTAA
- a CDS encoding DMT family protein produces the protein MNPTLTTIGLLCLSNIFMTFAWYGHLKTLGSKPWIIAALVSWGIALFEYLLQVPANRIGYTVMNVGQLKILQEVITLSLFVPFAYFYMKEPLKLDYLWAGLCILGAVYFIFRSEFN, from the coding sequence ATGAACCCAACCCTCACCACTATCGGTTTACTCTGCCTTAGCAATATTTTTATGACCTTTGCCTGGTACGGGCATTTGAAGACGCTAGGCTCAAAACCTTGGATTATTGCGGCCCTAGTGAGCTGGGGAATTGCGCTATTTGAATACTTACTGCAAGTGCCTGCCAACCGTATCGGTTACACGGTAATGAATGTCGGTCAGTTAAAAATCTTACAAGAAGTCATCACCTTAAGTTTGTTCGTCCCCTTTGCCTATTTCTATATGAAAGAGCCCTTAAAACTCGATTATCTATGGGCGGGGCTGTGCATCTTAGGTGCCGTGTATTTTATTTTTAGAAGTGAATTTAATTAA
- the pepA gene encoding leucyl aminopeptidase, with protein MEFSVKSGSPEKQRSACIVVGVYEPRRLSGIAEQLDKISEGYISNLLRRGDLEGKPGQMLLLHHVPNVLSERVLLVGCGKERELDERQYKQIITKTINTLNETGSMEAVCFLTELHVKGRDTYWKVRQAVETTNNSLYCFDALKSRKGETRRPLRKLVFNVPTRRELTLGERAIEHGMAVSAGVHLCRDVANMPPNICNPAYLASQARQLAEIHENLHVTTVGEEQMAKLGMNSYLAVGRASANESIMTVMEYKGAVDSTEKPIVLVGKGLTFDSGGISLKPGEAMDEMKYDMGGAAGVIGTMKAICEMKLPINVVGVLAGCENMPSGNAYRPGDILTTMSGQTVEVLNTDAEGRLVLCDVLTYVERFDPELVIDTATLTGACVIALGKHASGLFSSHNPLAHELLNAGEQSGDRAWRMPLWDEYQDMLDSPFADMTNLGGRPAGAITAACFLSRFAKKYNWAHLDVAGTAWNSGANKGSTGRPVPILTQFLINRAGVELGE; from the coding sequence ATGGAGTTTAGCGTAAAGAGCGGTAGCCCCGAAAAACAACGCTCAGCTTGTATCGTTGTGGGTGTTTATGAACCTCGCCGTCTATCGGGTATCGCCGAGCAATTAGACAAGATTAGCGAAGGTTATATCAGTAATCTGTTGCGTCGCGGCGATCTGGAGGGCAAGCCTGGCCAGATGTTATTGCTGCACCACGTTCCTAACGTATTGAGTGAGCGTGTATTATTAGTTGGCTGTGGCAAAGAACGAGAACTAGACGAACGCCAATATAAGCAGATCATTACTAAAACAATCAACACCTTAAATGAAACTGGCTCAATGGAAGCCGTATGCTTCTTAACCGAGTTGCATGTTAAAGGTCGTGATACCTATTGGAAAGTACGTCAAGCCGTCGAAACCACCAATAACAGCTTATATTGCTTCGATGCATTAAAAAGCCGCAAAGGTGAAACCCGTCGTCCACTGCGTAAGTTAGTGTTCAACGTGCCAACTCGCCGCGAATTAACCTTAGGTGAACGCGCCATTGAACATGGTATGGCCGTATCTGCGGGTGTGCATTTATGCCGTGATGTGGCCAATATGCCACCGAATATCTGCAATCCAGCCTATTTAGCCTCGCAAGCGCGCCAACTGGCTGAAATACATGAAAACCTGCATGTCACCACCGTAGGTGAAGAGCAAATGGCCAAGCTAGGCATGAACTCTTACCTCGCAGTGGGCCGTGCCAGCGCCAACGAATCCATTATGACAGTGATGGAATATAAAGGCGCCGTCGATAGTACTGAAAAACCAATTGTTTTGGTTGGTAAAGGGTTAACCTTCGACTCTGGTGGTATTTCGTTAAAACCTGGCGAAGCTATGGATGAAATGAAGTACGACATGGGCGGCGCTGCGGGTGTGATTGGCACCATGAAAGCCATCTGTGAGATGAAGTTACCTATCAATGTCGTCGGTGTGCTCGCAGGTTGTGAAAACATGCCATCGGGTAATGCCTATCGTCCGGGTGATATTCTGACCACTATGTCAGGCCAAACCGTTGAAGTGCTTAATACCGACGCCGAAGGCCGTCTGGTGCTGTGCGACGTGTTAACTTATGTTGAACGCTTCGACCCAGAACTGGTGATTGACACAGCGACCCTAACGGGTGCCTGCGTTATCGCCTTAGGTAAGCATGCTTCAGGCCTATTCTCATCCCACAACCCATTGGCACACGAGCTGTTAAATGCCGGTGAGCAAAGTGGTGACCGCGCATGGCGCATGCCGTTATGGGATGAGTACCAAGATATGCTCGACAGCCCATTTGCGGACATGACCAACCTGGGTGGTCGTCCAGCGGGTGCCATTACCGCGGCCTGCTTCCTGTCACGTTTTGCGAAAAAGTACAATTGGGCACATTTAGATGTGGCCGGAACTGCGTGGAACAGCGGAGCCAATAAAGGATCCACTGGCCGCCCAGTACCGATTTTGACTCAGTTCTTAATCAACCGTGCAGGCGTTGAATTAGGCGAGTAA
- a CDS encoding flotillin family protein: protein MDVLNEVTNPSHFVLLVAGMVVIGLIVIGLIFAKLYKRATKEMAFVRTGFGGEKIIKDGGAIVLPVLHETIAVNMNTLRIEVEKTQKDALITKDRMRVDVKADFYLRVAPNADGISMAAQTLGTRTTRVEELKKLMESKFVDVLRAVAAEMTMTEMHEQRADFVQRVQNNVANDLEKNGLELESVSLTGFDQTDLQFFNENNAFDAEGRARLAKIIEEKRKETNDIQQENRIKIEQRNLEAEKESLEIEKSEEEARLIQQQSLEFKRADQKAEIIKQKENKAREEREAEIAKERAIETAEIEKTKDIETREIEKRKSIEQSRIQQQRDIEVAEQEKRIAVAAKSEEESAARARAAEAEKLKVEKEEAVITARQIAEANRRKEIEVIDARKEAERDAVGVTVQAEAEKRAAEDRSSAILIEASASADAKKLQAEADEKVYAVEAAGKQALYEAENVLRDEQIALQKSLAILKALPEIVAQAVKPLENIEGIKILQGYGTGHQFTAGGEGAQHQGGIAEQVTSAALNYRANAPVVDAMLRELGLVHSEAGTLNDLLNGNNTLTTEALNVVKSANTGLNGYSQTQVVESQSVLKP, encoded by the coding sequence ATGGATGTGTTAAACGAAGTCACTAATCCGAGTCATTTTGTGCTGTTAGTTGCGGGTATGGTAGTGATAGGCCTGATTGTTATCGGCCTGATTTTTGCCAAGTTATATAAACGTGCGACCAAGGAAATGGCTTTTGTGCGTACGGGGTTTGGTGGCGAAAAAATTATTAAAGACGGCGGGGCTATAGTGTTACCCGTGCTGCATGAAACCATTGCAGTGAATATGAATACCCTACGCATCGAAGTGGAGAAAACCCAAAAAGACGCCTTGATCACTAAAGATAGGATGCGCGTGGATGTGAAGGCCGACTTCTACTTACGTGTCGCCCCCAATGCCGACGGTATTTCGATGGCGGCACAAACACTAGGAACGCGCACCACTCGAGTGGAAGAGTTGAAAAAGTTGATGGAATCTAAGTTTGTCGACGTACTGCGCGCCGTTGCGGCTGAGATGACTATGACAGAGATGCATGAGCAGCGCGCCGACTTTGTGCAGCGGGTGCAAAATAACGTCGCCAACGATCTCGAGAAAAACGGTCTCGAACTCGAATCGGTTTCGTTGACGGGTTTCGATCAAACTGATTTGCAGTTTTTTAATGAAAACAACGCATTCGACGCCGAAGGTCGTGCTCGCCTAGCGAAAATTATCGAAGAAAAACGCAAGGAAACCAACGATATTCAGCAGGAAAACCGCATTAAGATCGAGCAGCGTAACTTAGAGGCCGAAAAGGAATCTTTAGAGATTGAAAAGTCGGAGGAAGAAGCGCGCTTGATCCAGCAACAATCCCTCGAATTTAAACGCGCCGATCAAAAAGCGGAAATCATTAAACAGAAAGAAAACAAGGCCCGTGAAGAGCGCGAGGCCGAGATTGCCAAAGAGCGTGCCATCGAAACAGCAGAAATCGAAAAGACCAAAGATATCGAAACCCGTGAGATTGAAAAGCGCAAATCTATCGAGCAGTCGCGTATTCAACAACAAAGGGATATCGAAGTTGCCGAGCAGGAAAAACGCATTGCCGTTGCGGCCAAATCCGAAGAAGAATCCGCCGCCCGCGCCCGCGCCGCCGAAGCGGAAAAACTAAAGGTCGAAAAAGAAGAGGCGGTTATCACTGCGCGCCAAATAGCCGAAGCCAATCGCCGTAAAGAAATTGAAGTGATCGACGCCCGTAAGGAAGCGGAGCGCGACGCAGTCGGCGTGACAGTGCAGGCCGAGGCGGAAAAACGTGCCGCCGAAGACAGATCGAGCGCAATTCTGATTGAAGCCAGTGCCAGTGCCGATGCGAAAAAACTGCAGGCCGAAGCGGATGAGAAAGTGTATGCCGTTGAAGCCGCGGGTAAACAAGCACTTTATGAAGCTGAAAACGTACTGCGTGATGAGCAGATTGCCCTGCAAAAATCCCTCGCGATCTTAAAAGCATTGCCAGAAATTGTCGCCCAGGCGGTTAAACCGTTAGAAAACATCGAAGGCATTAAGATCCTTCAAGGTTATGGCACGGGTCATCAATTTACCGCCGGCGGGGAAGGTGCGCAGCATCAAGGTGGCATCGCAGAGCAAGTGACTAGCGCGGCATTAAACTACCGCGCCAATGCGCCCGTTGTCGATGCCATGTTAAGGGAACTTGGATTAGTGCATAGCGAAGCGGGCACTCTTAACGATCTGTTAAATGGCAATAATACCCTCACTACCGAAGCCTTAAATGTGGTGAAGTCGGCGAATACTGGGCTCAATGGTTATAGCCAAACGCAGGTAGTAGAGAGCCAAAGTGTGCTCAAGCCTTAA
- a CDS encoding GNAT family N-acetyltransferase translates to MLLRAITPQDWDAILQIQAECYSQLDPEPLHVLQSKWQVSPQSCFVFEVNDAVVGYCLAHPWTINMPPALYEPITHLPKADTLYLHDIAISAKAQGLGAGAKALTRLKLLADRYNLNSLSLVAVQGADSYWLKMGFKPQTINKCLGSYTHDAMYMIYNINRRDI, encoded by the coding sequence ATGTTATTGCGTGCAATCACCCCACAGGATTGGGATGCCATTTTACAGATCCAAGCGGAATGCTACTCACAACTGGATCCTGAGCCCCTGCATGTATTGCAAAGCAAGTGGCAGGTGTCACCACAGTCCTGTTTTGTGTTTGAGGTGAATGATGCCGTGGTCGGATATTGTTTAGCCCACCCTTGGACAATCAACATGCCACCCGCGCTCTACGAGCCGATCACCCATTTACCTAAGGCCGATACCCTCTATCTGCACGATATTGCGATTTCAGCCAAAGCCCAAGGGTTAGGCGCAGGCGCTAAGGCGCTCACGCGCTTAAAACTACTGGCGGACCGCTATAATCTCAATTCCTTGTCCCTAGTGGCAGTGCAAGGTGCCGATAGTTATTGGCTTAAAATGGGTTTTAAACCTCAGACTATCAATAAATGTCTTGGCAGTTACACCCATGATGCTATGTACATGATTTACAATATTAATCGTCGAGATATATGA
- a CDS encoding carboxypeptidase M32, with product MNTKEPTPSYDKLTAHFQKISHFEHFCALGDWDQAAMMPMGGNNERADAMAELALHIHDLKTSAALADNLTRAADEPLTHEQRANLREMLYQYQQASLVPGDLVQAKTKMAYQCENAWREQRKNNDWQGFKANLNAVIALTREEAQIRGEALNIPPYDALLNKFEPGMTTAKLEQTFKGLRTWLPPLIQEVLAKQANEPRLTLNGPFDIGAQQALGREVMAYLGFDFNHGRLDISSHPFCGGVPSDVRITTRYNETDFSSAIMGIVHETGHARYEQGLPKQWRGQPAGLARSMGIHESQSLFCEMQLGANPAFLRQLQPLIKQHLGCEFSAQDLAKHYTRVNPGLIRVDADEVTYPCHILLRFEAEKAFIDGSLAVDDLPDFWSSQMQQLLGINTDGNYRDGCMQDIHWAVGELGYFPSYTLGAMYAAQCRFSMEQTLGPIEALIDAGKLATIFQWLSDNIWAKGSLLTTDELMRQATGEPLNSQYLERHLRQRYLG from the coding sequence ATGAACACCAAAGAACCCACGCCAAGTTACGATAAACTCACCGCTCATTTCCAGAAAATTTCACACTTTGAGCATTTCTGTGCGCTGGGGGATTGGGATCAAGCCGCCATGATGCCCATGGGCGGCAACAATGAGCGCGCCGATGCGATGGCAGAACTGGCGCTACATATACACGACCTCAAAACCTCGGCCGCCTTAGCCGATAACTTAACCCGCGCCGCGGATGAGCCGCTGACACATGAGCAACGGGCCAACCTCAGGGAAATGTTATACCAGTACCAACAGGCGAGCTTAGTGCCCGGCGATCTAGTGCAAGCCAAAACTAAAATGGCCTATCAATGTGAAAATGCATGGCGCGAGCAACGTAAAAATAATGATTGGCAGGGCTTTAAAGCCAATCTTAACGCTGTCATCGCCCTCACGAGGGAGGAAGCGCAAATTCGGGGTGAAGCACTGAATATTCCGCCCTATGATGCCCTACTCAATAAGTTTGAACCCGGCATGACCACGGCAAAACTTGAACAAACCTTTAAAGGATTAAGGACTTGGTTACCGCCCCTGATCCAAGAAGTATTAGCCAAGCAAGCAAATGAGCCTAGGCTCACCCTTAATGGCCCCTTCGACATCGGTGCCCAACAAGCCCTTGGCCGCGAGGTGATGGCTTATCTGGGGTTTGATTTTAATCACGGCAGACTCGATATCAGCAGTCATCCATTTTGCGGTGGCGTTCCGAGCGATGTGCGGATCACTACCCGTTATAATGAAACCGATTTTAGCAGTGCTATCATGGGGATAGTCCATGAAACCGGCCATGCCCGTTATGAACAAGGCTTGCCGAAACAATGGCGTGGCCAGCCCGCAGGGCTCGCACGTTCTATGGGCATCCATGAAAGCCAGAGTCTATTCTGTGAAATGCAGCTCGGTGCTAACCCGGCGTTTTTACGCCAATTGCAGCCCCTGATTAAACAGCACTTAGGCTGCGAGTTCAGCGCCCAAGACTTGGCAAAACACTACACCCGCGTTAATCCCGGACTTATCCGCGTCGATGCCGATGAAGTCACCTATCCTTGCCATATTTTGCTGCGTTTTGAGGCTGAAAAAGCCTTTATCGACGGCAGTTTAGCCGTAGATGACCTACCCGATTTTTGGTCAAGCCAGATGCAACAACTGCTGGGTATTAACACAGATGGCAATTACCGTGATGGCTGTATGCAAGATATCCATTGGGCAGTGGGGGAATTAGGCTATTTCCCCAGTTATACCTTGGGTGCCATGTATGCGGCGCAGTGCCGCTTCTCGATGGAACAAACCTTAGGTCCAATAGAAGCCTTAATCGATGCCGGCAAGTTAGCCACAATCTTTCAATGGCTGAGCGACAATATTTGGGCTAAGGGCTCATTGCTGACCACAGATGAACTCATGCGCCAAGCGACGGGCGAACCGTTAAATAGCCAGTATCTTGAGCGTCATCTCCGTCAGCGATATTTAGGCTAA
- a CDS encoding RDD family protein, whose product MLNTEHANFPRAGFFRRLGAAIYDLLLAVAVFMFSGAIGFGLFFGLAYSGVIGMNGFEHVADALNGTPIYHGIYQLWLALCVGTFYALFWSKGGQTLGMRAWRLKIQHPNGQNLSLITAYARIVWSLLGIGNLWILINNDKLALQDMMTRSEVVVLSKEANQMRNWHGA is encoded by the coding sequence ATGTTAAATACTGAACATGCCAACTTTCCCCGTGCAGGCTTCTTCCGCCGTCTAGGCGCAGCCATCTATGATCTGCTGTTAGCCGTCGCCGTATTTATGTTTTCTGGCGCCATTGGTTTTGGCCTCTTCTTTGGCCTAGCCTATTCTGGCGTTATCGGCATGAATGGCTTTGAGCATGTTGCCGATGCGCTCAATGGCACCCCCATTTACCATGGTATTTATCAACTCTGGTTAGCACTCTGCGTGGGGACTTTCTACGCATTATTTTGGAGTAAAGGCGGCCAAACCTTAGGAATGCGCGCCTGGCGCCTTAAAATTCAACATCCTAACGGCCAAAACCTAAGCCTTATCACAGCCTATGCCCGCATCGTTTGGTCATTGCTGGGGATTGGAAATCTTTGGATATTAATTAACAACGATAAACTCGCGCTGCAGGATATGATGACCCGCTCCGAAGTTGTTGTTCTCTCTAAGGAAGCCAACCAAATGCGCAACTGGCACGGTGCTTAA
- a CDS encoding YqiJ family protein: MWAFLVEQPNLPYTIAFACVLALGVFEALALLIGLSMLSALDQWVPTDVDYDADASVGGLTGIAGWLCLNRLPLLIWFVLALTSFAVTGYLTNFISLSVAGMLLPQLFTLPIAIVGSAFACRYLGRVLADHLPKNESTAISLDDLSGYVGTITLGCAMKGMPSEAVVRDKHQQKHYVLVEPEISGVEFASGTQVVLLRREGRVWSATRFDN; the protein is encoded by the coding sequence ATGTGGGCGTTTTTAGTTGAACAGCCTAATTTACCTTACACTATCGCCTTTGCCTGTGTGCTAGCCCTTGGTGTGTTTGAAGCCTTAGCCCTGTTAATCGGTTTGAGCATGTTAAGTGCCTTAGACCAATGGGTACCAACCGATGTTGATTATGATGCCGATGCGAGTGTCGGTGGGCTCACCGGCATTGCGGGCTGGTTATGTCTTAATCGACTCCCGTTGCTGATTTGGTTTGTGCTCGCGCTGACCAGTTTTGCGGTAACGGGTTATCTCACTAATTTTATTAGTCTAAGTGTGGCGGGCATGCTATTGCCACAACTTTTCACCTTACCTATTGCCATCGTTGGCAGTGCATTCGCTTGCCGTTATTTAGGGCGAGTGCTTGCCGATCACTTACCCAAAAATGAATCGACGGCGATATCGCTAGACGATCTTAGCGGTTATGTTGGCACTATTACCTTAGGTTGTGCGATGAAAGGCATGCCCTCAGAGGCTGTCGTGCGCGATAAACATCAGCAAAAACATTATGTTTTAGTCGAGCCAGAAATATCGGGGGTCGAGTTTGCCTCAGGCACTCAGGTGGTGCTGCTAAGACGCGAGGGCCGAGTCTGGTCTGCGACGCGTTTTGATAATTAG
- a CDS encoding DUF2960 domain-containing protein: protein MARQVTYTFKGQTKTIAFSYDKHHDLYEAVAEAEGIDLAKFLAMEQQIAMTSRKGAKAEKDFRKVEFARFGFSNIHFVRDDEPEA from the coding sequence ATGGCACGTCAAGTCACTTATACCTTCAAAGGTCAGACTAAAACCATCGCCTTTAGCTACGACAAACACCATGATTTATATGAAGCCGTTGCCGAAGCGGAAGGGATAGATCTCGCCAAATTTCTCGCCATGGAACAACAAATTGCCATGACTTCCCGCAAAGGTGCAAAAGCGGAAAAAGATTTTAGAAAGGTCGAGTTTGCCCGTTTTGGCTTTAGCAATATCCATTTTGTCCGTGACGATGAGCCCGAAGCCTAA
- the lptG gene encoding LPS export ABC transporter permease LptG, which produces MKILDLYIARVLLSTSALCLLVLTGLSGIIKWVDQLRLVGRGTYTMMDAGIYVLFLVPRDIEMFFPMAVLLGALIGMGMLASNSELVVMQASGMSRLQITLSAMKTAVPLMLMVMALGEWGAPIAEQKANELQAIKLSGGSLIKSHRGIWAKDGDLFVNIGEVEDINKLNNITLYKFNNELKLTNVVHADRALFAKDSWRLFGVERTEVTSDLVSLDYLEEDVWKSSLTPDKLSVVSIKPEALSIRGLLGYLDYLQTNSQDPSRYELALWRKFMQPITVGVMMLVALSFVFGPLRTVTMGARVLLGVVAGFSFYISNEIFGPMSIVYELPAYVGAVAPSLLFTGIAFYFIRR; this is translated from the coding sequence ATGAAGATCTTAGACCTTTATATCGCTAGGGTATTACTGAGCACTTCGGCGCTGTGTTTACTGGTACTCACTGGCCTTTCTGGCATTATCAAGTGGGTGGACCAATTGCGTTTAGTCGGTCGTGGGACTTATACCATGATGGATGCCGGCATCTATGTACTGTTTTTAGTGCCACGGGATATCGAAATGTTTTTCCCTATGGCCGTTCTGCTCGGTGCTTTAATCGGTATGGGCATGTTGGCGTCTAACTCCGAACTGGTGGTGATGCAGGCATCGGGGATGTCGCGTCTGCAGATCACGCTTTCCGCCATGAAAACGGCGGTGCCTTTAATGCTGATGGTAATGGCGCTGGGCGAGTGGGGCGCACCGATTGCTGAGCAGAAAGCCAATGAGTTGCAAGCCATTAAGTTATCCGGCGGAAGTTTAATTAAATCACACCGAGGCATTTGGGCTAAGGATGGTGACCTATTCGTTAATATTGGGGAAGTTGAAGATATCAATAAACTCAATAACATCACTCTCTATAAATTCAATAATGAGCTTAAACTTACCAATGTTGTACACGCTGATCGCGCCCTATTTGCGAAGGACAGTTGGCGTTTATTTGGGGTTGAGCGTACAGAAGTGACCTCCGATCTCGTGAGCTTAGATTACCTCGAAGAAGATGTATGGAAATCGAGTTTAACGCCGGATAAGCTCAGTGTCGTGTCGATTAAACCAGAGGCGCTCTCTATCCGTGGCCTACTGGGTTATCTTGATTATTTGCAAACGAATAGCCAAGATCCCAGCCGTTATGAGCTCGCCCTATGGCGTAAATTTATGCAACCTATTACCGTCGGCGTCATGATGCTGGTGGCGCTCTCCTTCGTATTTGGTCCGCTGCGAACCGTGACTATGGGGGCTAGGGTGTTACTTGGGGTTGTGGCGGGTTTTAGCTTCTATATCAGTAATGAAATCTTTGGCCCTATGAGCATAGTCTACGAGTTGCCCGCCTATGTGGGGGCGGTGGCACCAAGTCTGTTATTTACGGGGATTGCCTTCTACTTTATCCGGCGATGA